A genomic window from Cucumis melo cultivar AY chromosome 8, USDA_Cmelo_AY_1.0, whole genome shotgun sequence includes:
- the LOC127150440 gene encoding uncharacterized protein LOC127150440 — protein MSIAIMSYRRSNFMETDDMFLQFEDDLDNNIAGGSSSVGDNTGSSSQQTTPTPRRRVQSRLLELKRHVAINGRIPMTIAPGAEKPISPHAVRFSQAIGVCVRKTFPVRCLKWTDVGREYIEVVKGDLQRFFVLDFNDQAMNRFVEHQMLTTFKEFRADCHKHFKKYSDPEEARANPPNALVGRDEDWHFLCDHYISRAFQEQSRTNKAARQKQPYNHSSGSKSFLQRQYELAERRGQPVNRVELFRETHVRAGTFVSQAAEDAHNQMLELQSQPIPEGSQPLSEDEICDQVLGRRPGYSKGLGWGPKPKARRTASASSSSTSCSQSTQKEIELQAKLHEALERIEVQDRNHQALASQVEAMKKMIEDLTRAQQGPPHDP, from the exons atgtccatagccattatgtcatatcgacgatcaaattttatggagacggacgatatgttcctccagtttgaggacgatttagataataacatcgcgggagggtcatcatctgtgggcgacaatacgg ggtcttcttctcaacaaacgactccgactcctaggagacgtgtgcagtctcgactcttggagttaaagcgccacgttgcaataaatgggcgcattccgatgacgatcgcccctggagcggagaagcctatttctccacacgccgttcgcttcagccaggcgataggcgtgtgcgtgcgaaagacatttcccgtccgctgtcttaagtggacggacgttgggagagaatacattgaggtcgtcaagggcgacctccag cgattctttgtgcttgatttcaatgatcaagcaatgaacaggtttgttgagcatcagatgctcacgacctttaaagagttccgggccgactgtcataaacatttcaaaaagtacagcgacccggaggaggctcgtgccaacccaccaaacgcattggttggacgtgatgaggattggcacttcctctgcgaccattatatcagccgtgcattccag gagcaatcacggacaaacaaggctgctagacagaagcagccttacaatcatagtagcgggtccaagtcgtttctacaacgacagtatgagctcgctgaaagaagagggcagccggtcaatcgtgtggaattgttccgggaaacacacgttcgagctgggacattcgtgtcgcaagccgccgaggatgcgcat aatcaaatgctggaactccaatcccagcctatcccagagggtagtcagccactctctgaggatgagatatgcgatcaggtgttgggtagacgaccaggctactcaaaaggccttggttggggacccaagccgaaggcccgcagaacggcaagtgcaagcagttcgtcgacatcttgttcgcagtccacacaaaaagagattgaattacaagctaaacttcatgaagctttggaacggattgaagtacaagatagaaatcaccaagcattagcttcacaagtggaagctatgaaaaagatgattgaagacctaactcgtgcacaacagggaccaccacatgatccctag